The genomic interval GGCACGGCGCGGGCGACCGCGTCGAGGAAGCTGCGCGGACGCCAGTGCAGCAGCGCGCCGAGCATGATGAACAGGAAGTTGTAGGTGTTCAGCCCGGAGATCGCGGTGATCGCCGGCTTGGTCGAGAACTCGTGGAACAGCCAGCCGGCCGCCAGCAGCACCAGCACGATGATCAGCAGCGGGCTGTGCTCCAGCCACTCGCCGGGGCGGGTGCGCGGTTGCAGCGGCGGCAGGTTGAAGCTCGGGTCGATGCCGCAGGCCTGGGCGTCGCGGGCGGAGTTCGGGCCGGGGGCGGTGGCGTAGGCGATGATGATCGACACCACGATCAGCGCCAGCAGCATCACCCCGGACTGCCAGAGGAAAATGGTCTGGGTGAACGGGATCACCCCGGTGATCGACAGGATCGACGGCGGCAGGCTGCCGGGGTTGGCCTGCAATTGCGCGGCCGACGACGACAGGCCCAGCGCCCACACCGCGCCGAGGCCCAGGTAGGCCGCGGCGCCGGCGGCGCGGTAATCCATCTTCAGGTCGCTGCGCCGGGCCAGGGCGCGCACCAGCAAACCGCCGAACACCAGCGACAGGCCCCAGTTGAGCAACGAGGCGACCATCGAGATCAGCGCGACCCAGGCCACGGCCGAGCGGCCGTTCCTGGGCAGTCGCGCCAGGCGGTCGATCAGTTTCACGGCGGGCGGCGAGCTGGCGACCACATAACCGCCGATCACCACGAAAGCCATCTGCATGGTGAACGGGATCAGGCTCCAGAACCCGTCGCCGAACGCCATGGCGGCGTCGGTGGGCTTGGCGCCCATGGCCAGGGTGGCCAGGGTCACGATGATCACGGCGAGCGCGGCGAACACCCAGGAGTCGGGAAACCAGCGTTCGGCAAAGCTTGCGCAGCGCAGGGCAAAGCGGGCGGAGCGGCTATCTTCGATGTCAACGGCCACGGGAATACCTCGGATTCTTATGTTTATTGTGATCCGTCAGAAGCGCCGCGCCCCCGGTAGGAGCGGGCTTGCCCGAGAAGGCGTGGCATCGATGCCGGATGCCACGGCCTCTTCGCGGGCAAGCCCGCTGCCACGGCGTGTCTGGCGTGGTGTCTGCGGACAGGCCCCAACAGTAAATCAGGCGCCGGCCTTTCCGTGAGCAGGTTTTGCAAAACCGGGACTATGGTCTAACGGGTTGTCCCCCGGCCCGTTTGCGTAGACCATGGGCGCCCCGGTTTTTGCCGCTGCCCGAGCCCCTGTCATGACTGCCGACCCGCTTGCCCGACCGGCCCCTTTCAGCCGTTCCGACTACAAGACCCTCGGTCTTGCGGCGCTGGGCGGGGCGCTGGAGATCTACGACTTCATCATTTTCGTGTTCTTCGCCCTGACCCTCAGCCAGCTGTTCTTCCCGCCGGAAATGCCCGAATGGCTGCGCCTGCTGCAAAGCTTCGGGATCTTCGTCACCGGGTATCTGGCGCGGCCGCTGGGCGGGATCCTGATGGCGCATTTCGCCGACCGCCTGGGGCGCAAGAAGGTCTTCAGCCTGAGCATCCTGATGATGGCGCTGCCGTGCCTGCTGATCGGGCTGATGCCGACGTACGCGCAGATCGGCTACTTCGCGCCGCTGCTCCTGCTGGCGCTGCGCATCCTGCAAGGGGCGGCGGTGGGCGGTGAAGTGCCGAGCGCCTGGGTGTTCGTCGCCGAGCACGCGCCGCCGGGCCACCGTGGCTATGCCTTGGGCTTCCTGCAGGCCGGCCTGACCTTCGGTTACCTGATCGGCGCGCTGACCGCCACCTTCCTGGCGCAGGCGTTCACCCCGGCGGAGGTGCTCGACTTCGCCTGGCGCTATCCCTTCCTGCTCGGCGGCGTGTTCGGCGTGATCGGTGTCTGGCTGCGCCGCTGGCTCAGCGAGACGCCGGTGTTCATGGCGATGGAAGCGCAGCGCCAGAAGCGGGTCGAACTGCCGCTGCGCACGGTGCTGCGCGAGCACCGTCTGGCCATGCTGCCGGCCATGCTGCTGACCTGCGTGCTGACGTCGGCGGTGGTGGTGTTCGTGGTCATCACCCCGACCATGATGCAAAAGACCTTCGGCATGACCGCCAGCCGCACCTTCGCCTTGAGCGCGCTGGGCATCGTGTTCCTGAACATCGGCTGCGTGATCGCCGGCAAGCTGGTGGACCGCATCGGCGCCTGGCGCACGGTCATGCTCTACAGCCTGCTGCTGCCGCTGGGCATCGGCGTGCTGTACGCCTGCCTGATCGGCGGGGGCGGCTGGGTCGGCCTCGCCTACGCGGTGGCCGGGCTGGCCTGCGGCGTGGTGGGGGCGGTGCCGTCGGTGATGGTCGGTCTGTTTCCGGCGCGGATCCGGGTGTCGGGGATCTCCTTCACCTACAACATCGCCTACGCGGCTTGGGCCAGCGTCACGCCGCTGTTGCTGGTCGGGTTGATGCCGTGGAGTCCGTGGGTCTGTGTGATCTTCTGCGCCGTGATGGGCCTGGCGGGCCTCGCCGGCGCGGCGTATTTCGGCTCGCGGATGCCGCATCCGGGACAGTGCCGGGTGGCGGGAACCGCCTGAGTGGCGGGGGCCGAACTATTTTTGTAGGACAGCCCTCAAGCGCTCTTCAGAAAAGATTCCCGAGGCCGATGGTTAGGTGGCATACCCGCTTTCTACCCATCGGTGCTTTCCCATGTTCAATACACGCCTGAAGCAAGAGCTCGCGGCTCTTCGCGAAGAACTCTCCAGCCTTCTGCAAGTGAAGGAGAGTCTGGAAAGCGAGATGCTGGTGCTGACCCTTGAGCCCGACGGACGCATCCAGTCCGCCAACCAGAATTTCCTCAACGAGATGGGCTACAGGAGCCACGACCTGATCGGTCGTCCCCTGGAAGACATCGTGCCGGCCCATGTGAAGTCCGATGAGTTCCACCACCGCTTCCGCACCGCGCTGACCCGTGGCGAACACTTCGCCGGGGCCGTGCGCCTGCTGCGCGGCAACGGCGAGGAGGCCTGGCTGCGCTCCATTTCGCAGCCGATCCGTTCCTCGGACGGGCGGATCAAGTATTTCGCGATCTACTCCAGCGACCTGACCCGCACCATCGAGGCCTCGCGCGAGCACGAGAACCTGATCGGGGCGCTGGTGCGCTCGACCGCCGTGATCGAGTTCGACCTCAACGGCAACGTGCTGAACGCCAACGACCGCTTCCTCAACGGCATGGGCTACAGCCTGGCGCAGATCCAGGGCAAGCATCACCGCATGTTCTGCGACCCGGTGGAAGCCGGCAGCGCCGACTACCAGAACTTCTGGCGTCGCCTGAACAACGGCGAGTTCGTGGCCGGCCGTTTCAAGCGTGTGGACAGCCATGGCCGCACCGTGTGGCTGGAGGCCTCCTACAACCCGGTGGTCGACGCCAACGACAAACTCTACAAAGTGGTGAAGTTCGCCACGGTGATCACCGAACAGGTCAACCAGGAACAGGCGGTCGCCGAAGCCGCCAACATCGCTTACAGCACCTCGCTGCAGACCGACAGCACCGCCCAGCGCGGCACCGCGGTGGTGACCGAGGCGGTCAACGTGATGCGCGACCTGTCGCGGCACATGCAGACCGCCGGCGAAGGCATCGAGGCGCTGAACGAGCAGTCGCTGGTGATCGGCACCATCGTCAAGACCATCAGCGGCATCGCCGAACAGACCAACCTGCTGGCGCTCAACGCCGCCATCGAAGCGGCCCGCGCCGGCGAGCAGGGCCGGGGCTTCGCGGTGGTGGCCGACGAAGTGCGGCAACTGGCCTCGCGCACCAGCCAGGCCACCGAAGAGATCGTCGGCGTAGTGCGGCAGAACCAGGACATGGCGCGCAACGCCGTGGCCCTAATGACCGACGGCAAGCTCCAGGCCGAACAGGGGCTGGCGCTGGCGGCAGAGGCGGGCACCGTGATCGTCGAGATCCAGGACGGCGCGCAAAAGGTGGTGAACGCGGTCGGCCAGTTCGCCAACCAGCTGTCCAACTGATCCAGGGCTTCACCCTGTGGGAGCGAGCCTGCTCCCACAGCCTTTTGGGCTGCGGCTACAATCGGTTCCTTTTCCCGGAGCAGATGCCCATGAGCGTTTCCCACCGCCGCCCGGTTCCCCTGAACAAAGCCTACCGCCTGCTCAACCACGGCCCGACCGTGCTGGTCAGCGCCGCCCACGACGGCCAGCGCAACATCATGGCCGCCGCCTGGGCGATGCCGCTGGACTTCGAACCGCCGAAGGTGGCGGTGGTGCTCGACAAGTCCACCTGGACGCGGCAACTGCTGGAAGCCAGCGGCACCTTCGTGCTCAACGTCCCTTGTGCGCTTCAGGCCGACATCGTGCAGACCGTCGGTTCGACGTCCGGGCTCCAGATCAGCCAGGCCCAAGGCCGGGACAAGTTCCAGGCCTATGGCCTGCAGACGTTCGAAGGCGAACAGGTGCAGGCGCCGATGCTCGAAGGCTGCGTGGCCTGGCTGGAATGCCGGCTGCTGCCGGAGCCGCACAACCACGACCGGTACGACCTGTTTCTCGCCGAGGTGATTGCCGCCCAGGCGGACGAGCGCGTGTTCAGCGACGGCCGTTGGCACTTCGACGGACAGGACGGTTTGCGCACGTTGCACCATGTGGCCGGCGGGCACTTCCTGAAGATCGGCGACCCGGTGGACGGCAAAGCGCTCAAGGCCTAAAGGCGGATATGGTTCTTCACGTGGGCGCGGCTCGGCTGCGGCAGCAGAAAGTCGTGCAGCAATGACACCCAGGCCGACAGCACCAGGGTCATGATGCCCAGCACGGCATTGGCCAGCCATTGCTTGAGGGCGACGGGCTCCACCTCGATGAACGGCGCGATGATCAGGAAGCCGACGATGGCCCCCAGCCCGGTGCGCAGCAGCGTGAGGAAACTGGTGCCGACCTCGGCGGTCACCTGGTAGACCGACTCGAAGCGCTCCCGCATGCGGTCGGTCTTGAGCCGGTACAGTTTCTTGTGCAGGCACACCAGGCTGTAGATCAGCAGCAGGCACACGGCATGGTCGATCACCGGCGTGCTGGTCAGCAGGGCCCGGAGCATGGCATGCAGCTCCGAGGGACGGGTCGAGTGCATCAGCAGCGGCACCGTCCCCAACAGGAAACCGACGATCAGCTCGGTTCTGAAACGCCGCAAAAACCTTCCGAAATCCGCGTATGAATTGCTCTGCCAGCGGTTGCTCATGGAATGCCGTGCCTTGTGCAGTTGAAGATGTAACACCTTAAATCAACGGCTTCAGGGCGGATGTCTGACGCTTCTTCGGATGTTGCAGGGCATTTCTCCACGTGGTGTGAGCAGGCCACCGGAAACGGCCCTTGCCCGGTTCTTTTCCCGGGAGCGTTGCCGTCAAGTCCGGGGCCATGTTGCGCTTGAAGGCGGTGGGGCCGCTTCGCGACCCGGCGGGAGCAAGCTCCCTCGCCACAGGGGAACGTCAGTCCTTCAGCGGAATGTACAGCTCGACCACGCTGCGCGGATCCATCGGGCCGAAGAAGCGCTCACCGCAGTATTCGAACTCGATGCCTTCGGCCGGGGCCATGCCGGCGGCGGGCAGCCATTCGCTGTAGGCCGCGCGGAAGGTCTCCGGCAGCGTGGTCACCGGACCGTGGTGCTCGACGCGGGCATACGGGCGGGCGGGAATGTGCAGCTCCACCATCCCCTCGGGCAGGCGGGCCTCGCTGCCCACCGGCAGCCCGGCGACGTAACGCCACAGACCGTCCGCCAACGGCTCGCACACGCCGAAGGTGCCGACCGGTTCGTGCAGGCGGTCGATCTCGGGCTCCCTCGGTTCAAAGCGGTCCCACATTTGCGCGATCGAACCGTCCTCTCCCTGCTGCCAGCTCATGCCCATGATCCGCAGGGCCGGGTAGGCGACCCGTTCGGGCGTCTGCAGGGCCGGCAGTCCGCGATCCGGCTGTGCGAGGTAGCGGGTCAGTTGGCCCAGCACGTTTTCGCTGCGCTGCAGTTCCGTCCGCAATTGCCGGGCGTGGGTTTGGAGGGTGTCGCGCAGGGCGGCGACGTTGTCGAGCCCGCCGTCTGCGGCCAGCGCGCGGATGTCCTCCAGCGCCAGGCCCAGCCCCTTGAGCCAGAGGATCCGGCCGAGGATGACGATCTGCTCCGGGCGGTAGTAGCGGTAGCCGTTGTCGCGCCCGGTGAGCGCCGGGCTGAACAGCCCGATGCTGTCGTAGTGGCGCAAGGTCTTGGTGGTGAGCCCGTGGCAGCGGGCCATTTGTCCGATGGTCAGCATGAATCTCTCCTGTTTGGCTGCTCGGGACTCAGGCTAAAGCCTGCCCCAAGGGCAAGCTCAATCCCCCAGCGCTTCGCCCTCGCGGCGCGGATCCGCCCCGCCCTCCAAAGAGACCTTTCCTTGCCCATCCTTGACCCGCACGATGGCCTGGGTGCCGCTGGTCATGTCGATCTCGTTCACCGCATGCCCCCGGGCCTTGAGCGCCTGGATCAGGGCCGGGCCGAACTGGCCTTGCTCCAGTTCGGTGGGGCCGTTGCGGCTGCCGAAGTTGGGCAGGCTGATGGCGTCTTGCGCGTCGAGGTTCCAGTCGAGCAGGCCGACGGTGGTCTTGGCCACGTACTCGATGATCTGCGAGCCGCCCGGGGAGCCGACCGCGGCGACGAACCCGCCGCTGGCGCGGTCGAAGATCAGGGTCGGCGCCATCGACGAGCGCGGGCGCTTGCCGGGCTCGACGCGGTTGGCGACCTTCTGCCCGTTCTCCTCGGGGATGAACGAGAAGTCGGTCATCTGGTTGTTCAGCAAGAAGCCCTGGACCATCAGGTGCGAGCCGAAGGCGGCTTCGATGGTGGTGGTCATGGAGATCGCACCGCCGAAGTCATCCACCGCCACCACTTGCGAGGTGGAGATGCGCAGCGGCGAACGGTCCGGCGCATAGGCCACCTGCACCCCCGGCGGCGTGCCCGGCCGGGCGCTGCCCATGCTGCGTTCGCCGATCAGGCCGGCACGTGTGGCCAGGTAGCCCGGATCCACCAGGCCCTTGACCGGCACCGGCACAAAGTCAGTGTCGGCCACGTACTGCGCACGGTCGGCGTAGGCCAGGCGTTCGGCCTCGGCGATCAGGTGCACGGCTTCGGGGGCGGGCTCCATGCCGGCGGGCAGGTCGGTTTTGCGGGGCTTGAGCGGCGTCAGCGCCAGGCGCGGGTCGCGGCTCTCGAGGGCTTGCAAGGTGCCGAGGATCTGCGCCACGGCAATCCCGCCCGAGGACGGCGGCGGCATGCCGCAGACCTGCCAGCGCTTGTAGTCGGTGCACAGCGGCGCGCGCTCCTTGGCCTGATAGCGGGCGAGGTCGTTCAACGACAGACTGCCGGGGTTGGCATGGCCCTGCACCTTGGCGACGATTTCTTCGGCGATCGGTCCTTTGTACAGTGCGTCGGCGCCTTCGCGGGCGATGCGTTTGAGCACGGCGGCCAGTTCGGGATTGCGCAGGCGCGTGCCGACGGCCTTGACGCTGCCGTCGGCGTCGAGGAAGTACTGGGCCATGTCCGGCGACTGACCGATCACAGGGTCCGACGCCAGCAGCGAATGCAGGCGGGGGGACAGGGTGAAGCCATCCTCGGCCAGCTTGATCGCCGGCTCGAACAGCGTCGCCCAGGGCAGGCGACCGTGCTGCCGGTGCGCCAGCTCCAGCGCCCGCATCACCCCGGGCGTGCCGACCGAGCGCCCGCCGATCTGCGCCTGGGGGAACGGCATCGGTTTGCCGTCCGCTTGCAGGAACAGCTTCTCGGTGGCCCCGGCCGGCGCGGTTTCGCGCCCGTCGTAGGTGCGCACCTGCTTGCCGTCCCACAGCACGATCATCGCACCGCCGCCGATCCCGGAGGATTGCGGCTCAACCAGCGTCAGCACGGCCTGCATCGCAATCGCCGCGTCAATCGCCGAACCGCCCTGACGCAGCATCTCCCGACCGGCCTCGGCGGCCAGCGGGTTGGCGGCGGCCGCCATGTGCCGGCTGGCGTGGCTGGCCTGCAGGCCGGTGCGGTAGCCGGAGGCGGCTTCCGGTGCCTGGGGCAAGGTCGAGGCGGGCGGGGCGTTGCAGGCGGCGAGGGTGAGGGCGCTGACGATCAGGCTCAGGGCAGGCAGGCGAAAACGGCTCAGGGGCAGGGCTGGAAACACGCGGGCTTCTCCGTCCGTGGGGTGAAAAGACTGACGGACTGTATCGGCCGACCGTGCGGGACGCAAACCGCCGGGTACTTTCTCCTTCAAGCCCCGGCGGATTTTCTGTAGGGTCGAAGCACACGTGACGCCAGAAAACCTACAAGAGGCCACCATGGGCAATGCATTTCCTGCACACCTCGGCTATCGCCTTCAGCGCGAACGCTTTCTCGCCGCCGCGAACATCGCCGGCGCGACCCTCTTCTCTTACGCGCATCCGCTCAACGGGCCGTTCGGCGAGCCGTTGAGCACCGATGTCGCGGTGCTCGGCGATCCCCAGTCCAAGCGGCGTCTGGTGGCCATCAGCGGCACGCACGGGGTGGAGGGCTACTACGGCTCCGACTGCCAGATCGACTGGCTGAAGCAGTTCACGCCTGACCAGTTGCCCAGGGATGTTGCGGTGGTGATGGTGCACCTGATCAACCCGTGGGGCACGGCGTGGCTACGCAGGGTCAACGAGGACAACATCGACCTCAACCGCAACCACCTGGACTTTTCCCGGCTGTTGCCGGACAACCGGGCCTATGCCGCGCTGCACGGGATCTATGCCTGCACGCAGCTCGACGGCCCTGAGCGGCAGCGGGCCGATGCCCTGCTTGACGCGCAGATCGCCGAACACGGCTGGCCGGCGGTGATGTCGATCGTCGAGGGCGGCCAGCACAGCCATCCCGATGGATTGTTCTATGGCGGGCGGGAACCGGCCTGGTCGAACCGCACGTTGCACCGCATCGTCCAGCAGCACCTGGCGGGTGCCGAAACGGTGATGTGTTTCGACCTGCACACCGGCGCAGGCGAGTACGGCCACCCGATGCTGCTGACCATCACCCAAGGCCCTTACCCTGCACTGGCCCAGGCTCAATCGGTTTACGGCCCGTGGCTGTACACCCTGCACACCGGCGCCGATACCCTGAGCGAAACCGGCGTCGCGGCGACGGCCACCGGCTACACCTCCCAGGCGCTGCTCGATGCGCTGCCGGGCGTGCGGATGATGCCGTTCGTGATCGAGTGCGGTACCTATCCGGGGGCGCAGGTGCACCGGCATCTGCGTGATGACCACTGGCTGCATCTGCACGGCGATCCGCTCAGTGCGCAAGGGCGGGAGATCAAGCTCAATCTGCTGGAGCAGTTCTACCCGGCGAATCCGGACTGGCGGGCGATGGTGGGGCTGCGCACCCGGCAGATCTGGGCGAAGGGGTTGGCGGCGCTGGGCGAGTGAGGCCCGGCACTTTTCTCGGGGCATGAAAAACGGCCTGCCTTTCGGTAAGCCGTTCGGAAAGGGAGAACGGTGCATGATGTAGGTGAGTCGGGTCGGCCAGGTGTTTATTGCTTGAAGCCCGGCAAACTATTCGCCTGACGCCAGTGCTTTACTGTCTGCGCAATACCCTCGGCAGAACTGTCCTCTCCAGGTTCCGGGTAAAAAATGAGGTCGGTGCCTTCCGGGTGTTCGGTAAGCGTTCTGAATTGCGCCAGCAACTCGCCCAGTTGCGCATCTGAGCCGCGCTTGTTTGTGGCTTGTATCCGTTCGATGAAACCAATGAATTCAGCTTCGGTGTAGTCAGATATGTTTTTCATTGCTTGAAACCCGGTAGCCCGTTGGCGATGCGCCAAGCCTTTACCGTCGCGGTGATGCTTTGCGGGGTGCATTGCGCCTCATCGACCGGCCAATAGATCAGATCAGTGCCGGCAGGGTGTTCGACTCGTTCACAGAAGTTAACTTCTAAATCCAGACAATCCTCGCGCTGCTCGCCAGTCCTTTACGATTTTGGTTACGCCCTCCGGGGAGTTATCGGCCCCGGCCTCTGGGTAATAGATCAAGTCCGACCCGGCTGGGTGTTCGCTGATTTTCTCGAAGTGCAACAGCAGCAAATCGGCGCGATCATCGTTTTCGGCTTCTGCATCTTCTTTGGCGAGTTCTCTCAGCAGCGCGACGAACTCGGCCTCGGTGTATTCTGAAAAGCTTTTTTTCAGTAATGTGTCTGTCATGGCTGACCTACTGGTTCCGGTGAATATCGATGTGGTTTCGTGGTGTATTGACTCGTAGATTATCTACGTCGTAAACGTCGCCACCCTCGGATATTTTTTCGAGATGATGAAGTTCGTAAGATCTTCTGCCACCTACACTTTCGGCGTTGCGTACACGTGGTGCTTTACCTTTACGCATACGGCCAACGCTTTGTTCGATGAACTGACCCGCTGCGGCTGACTCCGAGACAGCTTTCCAAAAGGCTGTTCTGAACGAGTCGAAACTTTGGAATTCTCGCCCTCTAAGCGCGTCAGCCACCTCCGTTGGAATTGGAACTCCCACTCCAGAGCCCGCTCCGATGAGCCAGGTTCCAAATACATCTTCACCCAGCCCCGTCACCGTCCCCGGCGTCAGTCGCGCCGGCTTGGAAAACACCACATACAGCGATTTCAGCCCGGTCTCTGCCGGGAACACCAGAATGCAGTCCTCGGCAGTCACATCTTCGCCGGGCAGGCCTTCTATCTGGCTGTCGGTGTTCTCGGGAATCGGGTGAACGAGGATTGTGCCCAGTTGCTCGGCGTGTTCCGGATAGATCAGCGGTGGCAATGACCCCAGAGGCCCGCGCTGCGGCGTCCACAATATCGTGATGCCGTTGAGGCTGGCCTCCATCGCTGTCTTGTCGCTGTTCCACTCGACCTTGACGGTGGGCACCGAGTCATCGCCCGAGGCGCCGGTATGGATGCCGTAGACCTGCATGACGCCTTCGGCATCGCGCCGGAACTGGAAACGCACGCGGGTAGTGGCGCGGGTCATGCGGCGCAACTGTTCATCGGTATGAAGAGTGCCGTCGCCCATCCTGGCCGGGAGCATTCCGAGGATAAACACACTCGCCGGGCCGCCTGCGCCGCGTACCGCCCAGTTGAGGCGCTGCTGCAGAATGCCGCCGCCTGCCATGCGCCCCAATGCCAGATCAGCGCCGAGTGCCGTTGCTACCGCGCTGCTGGCGGAAGGAAAGAGCATGGCGCCCGCCACCATGACCTTGCCGAAGTTGGAGGAGGGTTCCGCTGCCGTGCCGACATCCGTACGACACCAGTTGTCCGCCGTGCAGGATTTGGCGAACACCTGATCTTCAGGGGACTTAGGCGTCGGCCATTCATCCTTTTCGATGTACACCGGCTCAGGCGGCGGTGGCGGGTTCCATGTGGCCCATGAGTAAACATCGTTGCGGCGTTTGCGAAGCCATTCATCATCGAAGAGAGGTTTGAATCGAGCCACGGCAACTCCCTGTATGGCTTGAATCGAGCCAAGGGAGCTTGTCGGTCAATGGGGGAGGCGGGCAAACCGACGGGGAGTGTTTCAGGCGCCTGATTTCACGAAAAATCCAATTCCTACCAGGAGGGTACTGGTTTCCCTACAGCGCTTTCCTGGACTGCGACTTTTCTCGGGGCATAAAAAAACGGCCTACCTTTCGGTAAGCCGTTTTTAGTACTTGGTGGCTACACAGGGACTTGAACCCCGGACCCCAGCATTATGAATGCTATGCTCTAACCAACTGAGCTATGTAGCCAAGTGGCGCGCATTATTCACCCGTAATGCAGATGCGTCAAGCGCGAATTCAAAATATTTCTTCTTATTTTCAACCGCTTATCCCGCCGCCCCCGAAAAACGGGGGCAGGAGGGTGTCAGCGCAGCTGGAATCTCGCGGTGTTGGCGCTCAGCGCACGGCTGCCTTCGCTCAGGGTGTCGGCCGCCAGGTTCACCGCCCGCGCGCCTTCGAGCAGGCGCAGCGCCGCTTGATCGACCTGCTGGATGTTGCCGCTGACCTCATCGGCGGTGCTCGCCTGTTCATCGACCGCCGTGGCGATCTGCGCCAGGGTGTCGGTGACGCTCTGCACGGCGCTGGCGATCTCGCCCAGGCGTTCGCCCAGGCCGGTGACCGCCTGGGCGTCCGATTGCGCCTGGCCGCAGGCGGCTTCCATCAGGCTCACCGCTTCGTCGACGGTGGTGCGCAGGCTGTCGACCGTCCCGGCGATCTGCGCCGTGGACGACTGCGTGCGCTGCGACAGGCTGCGCACCTCGTCGGCCACCACGGCGAAGCCGCGGCCCTGCTCGCCGGCGCGGGCCGCCTCGATGGCGGCGTTGAGCGCCAGCAGGTTGGTCTGTTCGGCCACGCCGCGGATGGTGTCGACCACCAACTGAATCTGCTGCCCCTGTTCGCTGACCCGGCCCAGCGCCGCCGCCGTTTCGTTCAGCCGCTGGTTGAGCTGCTGGATGCTGGCGGTGGTGCGCTGGCTGTCGCGGCTGCTGTCGGCGGCGATGCGCCGGGTGTGCTGGGCGCTGCCGGACGCCTGCTCGCAGCTCTGCGCCACGCCCTGGGAGGTCGCGGCCAGTTGGGTGGCCGCCGCGGCGATCTGGCTGATCTGCGACTGCTGCGCCTCGACTTCGCTCAAGGCACCGCTGGAGTGGTCGTTGAGGCTGCGCACGGCCTGGCTCAACTGCGCGGTCTCGTGATCGACCCCCAGCAGGCTGCCGCGCAACTGCACCACGGCGACGTTGAGCGCGGTGCTGATCGACGCCAACTCGTCGCGGCCCTGCACCGCCACCTGCAGGCTCAGGTTGCCGTCGCGCAGGGCTTCGGCGAGCAGGGTGATGCCGCTGGCGCTGCGGCGGATCGAGGCTTGCAGGCAGAGGAACAGGTACAGCGCCAGCAGCAACAGGCAGCCGAACACCGCCGCCACGACGATGAACTGGCGGATGGCCGAGCCGTGGTAGTCGTCCAGCCGCCCGTCCAGCGAGACCAGCGATTGCTGGCGCAGCGCGGCCAGGTTGCCGAGCAGGGCGTCGAGGCTGCGTTCGAAGTCGTCCGGCTTGAGGTTGATGCTGCCGCCGAACACGCCGTCGTCCAGCACCTTGAGGCCGGCGTCGAGCTGCTTGAGGCTGTCGTGGTACTGCGCGGCCCATCCTTGCAGGTCGCTCGGCAGGCGCGCTTCCAGCAGGCTGGCGGTCTTCACCAGTTGCTCGCGGGCGTCGCCGATGCGGCTGCGCAGGTCACGCAACTGCAAGCGGCTTTGCAGGGTGAACTGGCCGGACACGACCGAGGCCTGCCCGACCGCCGCCAGGCGCCCGACCCGTTCGATCAGATCCGGCGCATGCTGGGTGGAAATCTGCGTCAGCAGGTAGGTCTCCAGCCATGGCGCCAGGGTCAGGCGGTTGTCCATGGCGATCTGTTCCCGCAACGCCTGGAGGGCGCTGAGGGCGTTGGTGAAGCGGTCGTAACCGTCCGGCCACCAGCCGACGCTGCCCAGGCTTTTCGAGTCCAGGCCGCCCAACGCGGTTTGCAGGGCCTGGTAGCGGGCCAGGGTTTCACCGCCGGCGCCTTCCGCCTGCAAGGCATTGCCCAGCTCGGTGGTGGCCTGTGCGACGGCAGGCTGCACGCCATCGAACGCGGCCATCGCGGCGAGGGTGGCGGGCGTCGGCTGACGGTTGGTTTCCGTGGCGCGCCAGCGGGCGGCACGGTCACGCTGGGCGGTGAGCAGGTTGTCCAGCGCGTCGAGGGCCAGCAACTGGCGGACGCCGGCCCGTTCGCCGGCGATGAGGTTGAGCCTGTCGCGGTAGT from Pseudomonas ekonensis carries:
- a CDS encoding MFS transporter; the protein is MTADPLARPAPFSRSDYKTLGLAALGGALEIYDFIIFVFFALTLSQLFFPPEMPEWLRLLQSFGIFVTGYLARPLGGILMAHFADRLGRKKVFSLSILMMALPCLLIGLMPTYAQIGYFAPLLLLALRILQGAAVGGEVPSAWVFVAEHAPPGHRGYALGFLQAGLTFGYLIGALTATFLAQAFTPAEVLDFAWRYPFLLGGVFGVIGVWLRRWLSETPVFMAMEAQRQKRVELPLRTVLREHRLAMLPAMLLTCVLTSAVVVFVVITPTMMQKTFGMTASRTFALSALGIVFLNIGCVIAGKLVDRIGAWRTVMLYSLLLPLGIGVLYACLIGGGGWVGLAYAVAGLACGVVGAVPSVMVGLFPARIRVSGISFTYNIAYAAWASVTPLLLVGLMPWSPWVCVIFCAVMGLAGLAGAAYFGSRMPHPGQCRVAGTA
- the ggt gene encoding gamma-glutamyltransferase, which translates into the protein MFPALPLSRFRLPALSLIVSALTLAACNAPPASTLPQAPEAASGYRTGLQASHASRHMAAAANPLAAEAGREMLRQGGSAIDAAIAMQAVLTLVEPQSSGIGGGAMIVLWDGKQVRTYDGRETAPAGATEKLFLQADGKPMPFPQAQIGGRSVGTPGVMRALELAHRQHGRLPWATLFEPAIKLAEDGFTLSPRLHSLLASDPVIGQSPDMAQYFLDADGSVKAVGTRLRNPELAAVLKRIAREGADALYKGPIAEEIVAKVQGHANPGSLSLNDLARYQAKERAPLCTDYKRWQVCGMPPPSSGGIAVAQILGTLQALESRDPRLALTPLKPRKTDLPAGMEPAPEAVHLIAEAERLAYADRAQYVADTDFVPVPVKGLVDPGYLATRAGLIGERSMGSARPGTPPGVQVAYAPDRSPLRISTSQVVAVDDFGGAISMTTTIEAAFGSHLMVQGFLLNNQMTDFSFIPEENGQKVANRVEPGKRPRSSMAPTLIFDRASGGFVAAVGSPGGSQIIEYVAKTTVGLLDWNLDAQDAISLPNFGSRNGPTELEQGQFGPALIQALKARGHAVNEIDMTSGTQAIVRVKDGQGKVSLEGGADPRREGEALGD
- a CDS encoding flavin reductase family protein; translation: MSVSHRRPVPLNKAYRLLNHGPTVLVSAAHDGQRNIMAAAWAMPLDFEPPKVAVVLDKSTWTRQLLEASGTFVLNVPCALQADIVQTVGSTSGLQISQAQGRDKFQAYGLQTFEGEQVQAPMLEGCVAWLECRLLPEPHNHDRYDLFLAEVIAAQADERVFSDGRWHFDGQDGLRTLHHVAGGHFLKIGDPVDGKALKA
- a CDS encoding short-chain fatty acid transporter yields the protein MAVDIEDSRSARFALRCASFAERWFPDSWVFAALAVIIVTLATLAMGAKPTDAAMAFGDGFWSLIPFTMQMAFVVIGGYVVASSPPAVKLIDRLARLPRNGRSAVAWVALISMVASLLNWGLSLVFGGLLVRALARRSDLKMDYRAAGAAAYLGLGAVWALGLSSSAAQLQANPGSLPPSILSITGVIPFTQTIFLWQSGVMLLALIVVSIIIAYATAPGPNSARDAQACGIDPSFNLPPLQPRTRPGEWLEHSPLLIIVLVLLAAGWLFHEFSTKPAITAISGLNTYNFLFIMLGALLHWRPRSFLDAVARAVPTTTGVLIQFPLYGSIAALMTTVKGTDAQTLAHHISTFFVSIASHDTYALLMGVYSAILGFFIPSGGGKWIIEAPYVMQVANDLKYHLGWAVQIYNAAEALPNLINPFYMLPLLGVLGLKARDLIGFSFVQLLVHTPLVLVLLWALGTTLAYLPPVMP
- a CDS encoding MerR family transcriptional regulator, yielding MLTIGQMARCHGLTTKTLRHYDSIGLFSPALTGRDNGYRYYRPEQIVILGRILWLKGLGLALEDIRALAADGGLDNVAALRDTLQTHARQLRTELQRSENVLGQLTRYLAQPDRGLPALQTPERVAYPALRIMGMSWQQGEDGSIAQMWDRFEPREPEIDRLHEPVGTFGVCEPLADGLWRYVAGLPVGSEARLPEGMVELHIPARPYARVEHHGPVTTLPETFRAAYSEWLPAAGMAPAEGIEFEYCGERFFGPMDPRSVVELYIPLKD